The Desulfofundulus salinus genome includes the window GGGAAGAAACCCCTGATTCCGGACAGGGGTGTGTAAAAAATACAGACCCCCCTCTTACCCGGGTGGATCATGCCGGGGGGTGTGAAAAAATTTCATACCCCCCACTTTCCGAATTTCAGAGGGGGGTCTGTAAAAATTTCACCCCCCCTCTTACCATGGGTTCAGACGAATTAAATAATAATTTTGTTGTTGTTGATGTTGATGTTGATCGTGACATCGTTGATTACCAAAAACCGGGAGAGAATATGCCCGCAGACAACCGCGGCGAAACGCCGGACGAACCTGTAACGAGCGCCCATCCCTGCCTTAACACCGCTGTTTTGGGGGAGTTGCAGGCGGCGGTGCTGGTGGCCACCGGCGCCCGGGTGCCTTCAGAGTTCCTGGAGGAACTCCTGCTGGAATTTCCAAAAGAAAAGATCAGGGAAAAAATCAAACTTATCAGTGAAATGGGCAGCGGTACGGAAATCAGGAACGTCCCCGGCCTGCTGGTTGCCGCTCTCAGGGAGGATTACAGGCACGAACCCGGGCGGCCGCAGGGCCGGGTCGAGAAGAATAAATCA containing:
- a CDS encoding helix-turn-helix domain-containing protein: MIVETPGVVKQENGNPNRFYELYGRTIAEQGVAPIPTALFRYQRELGLSFQEVAFICHLLSYRWTVKDPYPSIRELSKLTGVSEKTLHSYKKSLVEKGLIIVRNRYDSSNGQLSNEYDLAPVFEKLQQIIQNEGEETPDSGQGCVKNTDPPLTRVDHAGGCEKISYPPLSEFQRGVCKNFTPPLTMGSDELNNNFVVVDVDVDRDIVDYQKPGENMPADNRGETPDEPVTSAHPCLNTAVLGELQAAVLVATGARVPSEFLEELLLEFPKEKIREKIKLISEMGSGTEIRNVPGLLVAALREDYRHEPGRPQGRVEKNKSKTKKAESKTDSEEHEKLKKRELLKSLYLS